The Canis lupus baileyi chromosome 11, mCanLup2.hap1, whole genome shotgun sequence genome includes a window with the following:
- the SNU13 gene encoding NHP2-like protein 1 isoform X2: MTEADVNPKAYPLADAHLTKKLLDLVQQSCNYKQLRKGANEATKTLNRGISEFIVMAADAEPLEIILHLPLLCEDKNVPYVFVRSKQALGRACGVSRPVIACSVTIKEGSQLKQQIQSIQQSIERLLV; this comes from the exons ACTGAGGCTGATGTAAATCCAAAGGCCTACCCCCTTGCAGATGCCCACCTCACCAAGAAACTACTGGACCTTGTTCAGCAGTCATGTAACTACAAGCAGCTTCGGAAAGGAGCCAACGAAG CCACCAAAACCCTCAACAGAGGCATCTCTGAGTTCATCGTGATGGCTGCAGACGCTGAGCCTCTGGAAATCATCCTGCACCTTCCGCTGCTGTGTGAAGATAAGAACGTGCCCTACGTGTTTGTGCGCTCCAAGCAGGCCCTCGGGCGGGCCTGTGGGGTGTCCAGGCCTGTCATTGCCTGTTCTGTCACCATCAAAGAAGGCTCGCAGCTGAAGCAGCAGATCCAGTCCATTCAGCAGTCCATTGAAAGGCTCTTAGTGTAA